A region of Prochlorococcus marinus subsp. pastoris str. CCMP1986 DNA encodes the following proteins:
- a CDS encoding ATP synthase subunit I yields MFTSVDSNRKKIVEHLPDKNVHDSPTQDNSFINKIKLVFASQFQKLFSKNDEYTKLQITIFGITFIVAILVASITGIIIGYTFGFSVFIGAIAGIFYLRLLAKSIGKIGKESNGVSQLQLLVPVCLFLFASKLGSLDIFPAMIGFFIYKPSLIFYFSRS; encoded by the coding sequence ATGTTCACATCAGTGGACTCAAATAGAAAAAAAATTGTTGAGCATCTTCCCGATAAGAATGTTCATGATTCCCCTACCCAGGATAATTCTTTCATTAATAAAATTAAATTAGTTTTTGCAAGTCAATTCCAAAAATTATTTTCAAAAAATGATGAATACACTAAATTGCAAATAACAATTTTTGGTATTACTTTTATCGTTGCCATTTTAGTAGCATCTATAACAGGAATTATAATTGGGTATACTTTTGGTTTTAGTGTTTTTATAGGTGCCATTGCTGGTATTTTTTATTTACGTTTGCTTGCTAAAAGCATAGGAAAAATAGGGAAAGAATCTAATGGGGTATCTCAATTGCAACTATTGGTTCCAGTTTGCCTCTTTCTTTTTGCAAGCAAGCTAGGATCCTTAGATATTTTTCCAGCAATGATAGGCTTTTTTATTTATAAGCCTTCTCTTATATTTTATTTCTCACGTTCTTAA
- the atpE gene encoding ATP synthase F0 subunit C: MDSITSAASVVAAGLAVGLGAIGPGLGQGNAAQGAVEGIARQPEAEGKIRGTLLLSFAFMESLTIYGLVVALVLLFANPFS; encoded by the coding sequence ATGGATTCCATTACTTCCGCTGCATCTGTTGTAGCTGCTGGCTTAGCAGTTGGCTTAGGCGCTATTGGCCCGGGCCTTGGACAAGGTAACGCAGCTCAAGGTGCTGTTGAGGGTATTGCCCGCCAACCTGAAGCTGAAGGTAAAATCAGAGGAACTCTACTTTTATCTTTCGCTTTCATGGAGTCATTAACAATCTATGGATTAGTTGTTGCTCTAGTATTACTTTTTGCGAATCCTTTTTCCTAA
- the atpB gene encoding F0F1 ATP synthase subunit A: MFLNSLPTNFAALEVGQHLYWQIGNIRLHGQVFLTSWILLGALLVFISVGTKKMENDPKGLQNLLEFLWDYIRDLSRTQIGEKVYRDWMPFIGTLFLFVFVSNWGGALIPWRLIKLPSGELGAPTADINTTIALALLVSLSYFYAGLSNKGWRYFEYYVHPTPIMLPFKILEDFTKPLSLSFRLFGNILADELVVGVLVFLVPLVLPIPVMFLGLFTSAIQALIFATLAAYYIGEAVEEHH, from the coding sequence ATGTTCTTAAACTCCTTGCCAACAAATTTTGCCGCATTAGAAGTAGGTCAACATCTTTATTGGCAAATTGGAAATATAAGACTTCACGGACAAGTTTTTTTAACTTCTTGGATCCTATTAGGTGCTTTATTAGTTTTCATCTCTGTAGGGACAAAAAAAATGGAAAATGATCCTAAGGGATTGCAGAATTTACTTGAATTTTTATGGGACTACATCAGAGATCTTTCAAGAACTCAAATTGGTGAAAAAGTTTATAGAGATTGGATGCCTTTTATAGGAACTCTATTCTTATTTGTGTTTGTAAGTAATTGGGGAGGAGCGCTTATACCTTGGAGATTAATAAAATTACCAAGTGGAGAATTAGGAGCTCCAACAGCTGACATTAATACAACGATTGCATTGGCATTGTTAGTTTCTCTATCCTATTTCTATGCTGGGCTTAGTAATAAGGGTTGGAGATATTTTGAATATTATGTTCATCCAACACCTATAATGTTGCCTTTTAAGATTCTAGAAGACTTTACTAAACCTTTATCTTTATCCTTTAGGCTTTTTGGAAATATTCTTGCTGATGAACTTGTTGTTGGTGTTTTAGTTTTTCTAGTTCCCCTGGTTTTACCCATTCCTGTAATGTTTCTAGGGTTGTTCACAAGTGCAATTCAAGCATTAATCTTTGCTACACTTGCTGCTTACTACATAGGAGAAGCCGTAGAAGAACATCATTAG